The nucleotide window CCGTTATGACACCGTCTGCACGTCGGCTTCCGGCTGCGGCTTGCGCGTTACCAGCTTGCGCAGCGTGACATAAAACACCGGCGTCAGGAACAAGCCAAACAGCGTGACGCCAAGCATACCGGAGAACACCGTGATGCCGGTGACGCCGCGCACTTCCGCACCGGCACCTTCACCCAGAATCAACGGCACCGTCCCGGCGATAAAGGCGATCGACGTCATGACGATCGGGCGCAGACGCAGGCGACAGGCTTCCAGCGCCGCCTCGACAATGCCTTTCCCCTGCATCTCCAGCTCGCGGGCGAATTCAACAATCAGGATGGCGTTCTTACAGGCCAGGCCCATTAGCACCACCAGACCCACCTGCACGAAGACGTTGTTATCGCCGCCGGTGAGCCAGACGCCCACCAGAGCCGACAGCATGGTCACGGGCACAATCAGAATCACCGCCAGCGGCAGCGTCCAGCTCTCATAGAGTGCCGCCAGCACCAGGAACGCCAGCAGCACCGCCACCGGGAAGACAATAAACGCCGTATTGCCCTGGGTCGCCTGCTGATAGCTCAGGTCGGTCCACTGAATGTTCATCCCGTTTGGCAGCACCTGACCAGAGAGCGCCTCCAGTTTTTCCATCGCCTGTGCTGACGAAAGCACGCGCGGATCGGCTTCCCCAATCAGGTCTGCGGCCGGATAGCCGTTATAGCGAATCACCGGATCCGGGCCATAGGTGGTGGTGATGTTCACCATACTGCCAATCGGCACCATCTCGCCGCGGTCATTGCGGGTGCGCAGGTTAGCGATATCCTGCACGCTGTCGCGGAAATCGCCATCGGCCTGCGCCATCACGCGCCAGGTGCGGCCAAACTTGTTGAAATCATTGACGTAGGACGATCCCAGATACACCTGCAGCGTACTGAACAGGTCCGTCAGCGAGACGCCCTGCGCTTTGGCTTTATCACGGTCCACCTGCACATCCAGCTGCGGCACGTTGGCCTGATAGGAGGAGATCGGGAACATCATGCCTGGCGTTTGCATCACCGCACCGGAAAGCGCGTTGATGGCGGTCTGCAATGCGCCATACCCCAGCCCGGCGCGATCCTGCACATACAGCGAATAGCCGGAGCCCTGACCTAAACCGAGAATCGGCGGTGGCATAATTGAGAAGCCAAAGCCCTGCTGAATTTTGGCAATTTTGGCATTCAGCTCGGCGTTAATTTCCGCCGCGCTGCGGCTGCGCTCGCTGAAGGGTTTCAGGCCAAAGAATACCGTGCCGGTGTTGGGCGTATTGGTAAACTGCAGCGCATTCAGACCCGGGAAGGCGACTGAGTAGGCCACGCCTTCGGTGTTCATGCCGATTTCGCTCATCTTGCGAATCACTTCATCGGTACGCGCCAGCGAGGAACCTTCCGGCATCTTGACGCCACCAATCAGGTAGAGCTTGTCCTGCGTCGGAATGAAGCCGCCCGGCACGGTATGGAACATAAAGCCGGCGCCCACCAGAAGCAGCACATACACCCCAAACACTGCACCGCGACGGCGCAGGGTTTTTCCAACCAGCGTCTCATAGCCGTCTGAACTGCGCTGGAAAAAGCGGTTGAACGGACGGAACAGCCAGCCCAGCAGGCGATCAATCAGCCGCGTCGGCATATCTTTCGGTGCGCCGTGCGCTTTCAGCAGCTTCGCCGCCAGCGCCGGGGAGAGCGTCAGCGAGTTAATTGCCGAGATCACCGTGGAAATCGCGATGGTCACGGCAAATTGCTTATAGAACTGGCCGGTCACGCCGGAAAGAAACGCCATCGGTACGAACACGGCGCACAGCACCAGCGCAATGGCGATAATCGGCCCGGAAACCTCGCGCATCGCCTGATGCGCCGCCGCCACTGGCGTCAGCCCCTGTTCGATATTGCGTTCGACGTTCTCCACCACCACGATGGCGTCGTCCACCACGATACCGATTGCCAGCACCAGCCCGAACAGACTCAGGGTATTCAGCGAAAAGCCCAGCAGATAGAGCACGCTGAAGGTGCCCACCACCGACACCGGCACTGCCAGCAGCGGAATAATGGAGGCACGCCAGGTCTGCAGGAACAGGATTACCACCAGGACAACCAGCACAATGGCTTCAAACAGCGTCTGCACCACGGCACGAATCGAATCGCGGACAAACACCGTCGGGTCGTATGGCGCAGCCCACTGCACATCATCCGGGAAGCGGGTTGCCAGCTCGGCCATCTTGTCACGCACCGCGTTCGAGAGGTCGATCGCATTGGCGCCCGGAGACTGGAAAATACCGATCCCCACCGCATCTTTGTTGTTCAGCTGCGAGCGCAGGGCATAGTTGCCGGACCCCATCTCAATACGCGCTACGTCACGCAGGCGCACCAGCGTGCCGTCATCGGCGGTTTTCAGGATGATATTGCCAAACTGCTCTTCACTCTCCAGCCGTCCCTGGGTGTTAATCGACAGCAGAAAATCACTCGCTTTCTTCGTCGGCTCCGCGCCCAGCTGGCCGGCAGAGACCTGCACGTTCTGCTCCTGCATGGCGCTGACCACATCTGCGGCTGTCATTCCGCGCGCGGCAACTTTGTCAGGGTAAAGCCAGACGCGCATGGCGTAATCGCCGGCACCGAAGATCTGAATCTGGCCGACGCCCGGCAGGCGGGCCAGCTCATCTTTCACTTTCAGCGTGGCGTAGTTACGCAGGTAGAGCGAATCGTATTTGCCGTGCGGCGAGAACAGATGCACCACCAGCGTCAGCGTTGGCGACTGTTTCTGCGTGGTCAGACCCAGCTGGCGCACCTCTTCAGGCAGGCGCGCTTCGGCCTGCGCTACGCGGTTTTGCACCTGCACCTGGGCCTGATCCGGATCGGTTCCTGGACGGAAGGTCACGGTGGTCACCAGCACGCCATCTGAACCGGCCACGGATTTCATGTACATCATGTTTTCCACGCCGTTGATGGCTTCTTCCAGCGGCGTCGCCACGGAGTCGGCAATCACTTTCGGGTTGGCACCCGGATATTCGGCGCGTACCTGTACGCTGGGCGGCACAACGTTGGGATATTCACTGATCGGCAGCAGCGGAATGGCGATCAGGCCGGTGGTAAAAATCAGAATCGACAGCACCGCCGCGAAGATCGGTCGGTCGATAAAAAAGCGGGAAAAATCCATAACGGGCAGTCTCGATTATTATTGCGCGGCGCGCATCGCCACCGGCTGAGCTTTCACCGGCATGCCTGGCATAAACACTTTCTGCAAACCGTTAACGATCACTTTATCGTCCGGCTTCAGACCCTGCTGCACAATGCGCAGCCCGTCAGCCATCTCGCCCGGCTGAATGTCGCGGCGTTCGGCTTTGCCTTGTGCGTCAAGCACATACACATACTTACGATCCTGATCGGTCAGAATCGCCTTGTCGTCAATCAGCAGCGCACGGGAATCCGCGCGGCCCGGCAACCGCACGCGGGCGAACAGCCCGGGCGTGAACTGCCGCTGGCGGTTGTCCAGCGTGGCGCGCATGCGGATGGTGCCGGTGCTGGCGGTCAGCTGGTTATCAAGAAAATCAACGGTGCCGCGGTGCGGGAACCCCGTTTCGCCGGTAAGGGCGATCTCCACCGGCAGCGAACCGCGGTTCTCTCCCTGACGCGCCAGCGCCTGGTAGTGCAGGTAGGTGGATTCATCGACGTCGAAATAGACATACATGCGATCCTGCGAGACCAGCGTGGTCAGCACGCTGGCGCTGTCACCGGCGGTCACCAGGTTACCGGTGGTGATCATCGCCCGGCTGGCGCGGCCATCAATCGGTGCCGTCACGCGGGTGAAATCGAGGTTCAGCTGCGCCATATCCACGGCGGCCTGCGCGGCCAGCACGCTGGCCTGCGCCTGATGCGCGGCCGAGCGGCGTTGTTCCCACTCTTCGCGGGAGACCACGTTAGTGCCGATCAGCTTATCAGTGCGCGCGGATTCACTGCGCGCCAGCGCCGCCTGGGTGCGCGCATTGGCCAGTTCGGCCTGCGCCTGCTCCAGGGTGGCGCGATAGGTGCGATCGTCAATGGTGAACAGCACCTGGCCTTTTTTCACCTCATCGCCTTCGCGATAGTTGACCTGATCGATATAGCCCGACACGCGCGGACGCAGCTGAACGCTCTGCACCGCCTCAATGCGCCCGTTAAAGCTATCCCAGTGGCTGACCCGCTGTTCGACAACCTGCGCGACACTCACTTCAGGCGGCGGGGGCGGGGCGTTTTGCGCCACTCCCCGATCGCATCCGGCCAGCAGGCTACCCAGCAACACCACTCCTGACAGGCTTACGGCCCGACGAACCCCATATGTTTGCAGATGCATTGTTGTTATTCCGCGTTGGTGAAAAAGAAAGGAAACGTACGAAAAATCTGCAACTTTTAAGATTGCATTTAAACGCGATGAGTGTAGGCTTGGGCGAACTGCAACTGCAAGAATATCTGATACACTTTATGTGCGGTTTTGCGTGCGCCACCGGTTGTGCGGAAAGCCCCTACGGCGAGTGCGGCATTTAATGTAATAATAAAACTTGCATTAAATGCGATAGTCAGTCACCCTTAAAGTGTAACTGCAACTGATACTGATACTGTTCGTCACAACGACGGGAGAGAATGGGATGATGAGCGACGCCTTTATTCACGATCTGATTGACTGGATTGATAACAACATTGAAGCACGTCTGGATTTGGATACGGTGGCGGACCGCGCAGGCTACTCAAAATGGCACCTGCAGCGCATGTTCAAAGAGCACACCGGCTATCCGCTGGGCGAATACATCCGGGCGAAAAAGCTGAAGAAATCGGCGGATCGTCTGACGACCACCAACGAACCGATCCTCAACGTGGCCATTTCGCTGGGCTTCGATTCGCAGCAGTCGTTTAACCGCAGCTTTAAACGCCAGTACGGGGTGGCACCCGGCGCGTGGCGTCGTCATGCCGCACACAGCCCGGGTGCGATGCAGCAGTAATTTCTCCGCCAGGGCCAGCCATGCTGGCCCGCGTTTTTCTTCGCCCTAAACCTGCTATTATCGGCGTCCTGCTTTACGGGATGTCATCATGTCAAAAATACGCTGGATTGGACTTCTTCTCGCACTGGTTGTCAGCTGGATCGGATTAAAACCGCACCTGAGCGGTAAACCGGCCACCGGCCAGGCGGATATCGCGCAGCAAACCGAGGCGCAACACGTGGCCCGCTGGCTGCAGCAGCACCATCGATTACCCGATTTTTACCTGACGAAAAGTGAAGCGCGCCGGCAGGGCTGGAACCCGGCCAAAGGCAATCTGTGTGACGTGCTGCCGGGCAGGGCAATTGGCGGCGATCGTTTCAGCAACCGTGAAAAGCGGCTGCCCGCGCAATCCGGCCGGCAGTGGTATGAAGCGGATGTGAACTATCGTTGCGGCCACCGCGAGGCCGATCGTCTGTTGTACTCTTCTGATGGTCTGATTTTTCTGACCACCGACCACTATCGCAGTTTCACCCCGGTACCCTGATGATGCTGACGCTGACCTTTGATTTTGCCCGACTCGCTGACCGCCAGGCGTTTTATCAGGCGCTGGTGCAGCAAAGCGGCTGTCCGCCGCATTTCGGCTATAACCTTGATGCCCTGTGGGACTGGCTGACTGGCGGCATGGCCCTGCCAGCCACGCTGCATTTGCAGCATGCCGGTCAGGCGGAGGAGAGTGCGGAATTTGCGCCGGTGCTGGCACTGCTGGCGGAAGCGGCGCAGCAAACCGCCGGTGAGCTGCGCCTGGTGTATAGCTGATCAGGCATGCAGCGGCAGCAGCAGCACCGCCAGCATCTGCCTGGCCTGCGCCGGTAAATCGCCGCCGCCGGTGTAGCCGTTGTTCTCCACAATGACCGTATTCAGGCCGACCAGCCAGTCATAAATGTAATAGGCGGTGTGGTTGGCCGGGGCGGCTGACAGACGCGTCAGGCGCTGACCCGGTGAGAAGGTGACGCTGGGAGCCGGCGGGCGGGCAAAAATCGTCTGCCCGCGGTTAACGCGGCTCTCCGGCCGTTCGCTCTCCGGCCGTTGCAAAAAGCCCAGCCAGGCCACGAAATCCCCCAGCACCGTCATCGCGCGCGAGACCTGACGATCGGTACGCGCCTCGTGTGCGCTGGCCTGCGCCTCCGGCTCATTCAGCGCCTGCTGCAGTTTGCTGAGAATATTGAGACGGAAACTGGCGGTGATCAGCTCCTCAACCAGCAGTTCCAGCGTGGCTTTATCGACGTTCAGCAGCGCCAGCAGGCTGCGGCTTTCCGGCAGCTGGCGCAAATGCTCCAGCCACAGCGCCAGCACCTGTTGCGGAAACTGCTGATCGCGCTGCCCGGCGGCACGCGGCTCGGCGGTTGCCACCGGTTCATCTTTAAACAGGTCGAACTCAAAGCCAATGCCAAAATAGCTCTGCCCGGCAATGTCGGTTTTACTGCTGTGCACCGGCGCAACGTGAGACGCGCTCTGGCTCAGCCATAGCTGCCGCACCGCTTCACGTGAAGGCTGTAAACGCTCCAGGAGCTCTCCGTGCAGGCCGGTACGATGCTGCAGGCACTTCAGCAGCGTGTCTGAAATCGCCTGTTTGCGCACGGCCTGCTCTGGCGTCGCGCTGGATTCCGTCCACGGCTGCAGCCGTTCCACCAGTTTCTGCTGCAGCTGCGTCAGCTGCTGCGCCAGGCGGTCGCGCCGCGCTTCCGGCTGCATCTCATCCTGCAGCCAGCTGCCCATGCGATCGACGCCCGCGCGATCCAGCGCCAGCATCGATCCCCAGCTCTGACCCGGCTGCCCAATCTGCCGCTGCACCGCTTCATCCACATTCATCTGCTGCTGCTGATAGCGCGCATCGTGCGGGGTAATGGCCCAGATCAGGCGCGGTTTACTGACCTGCTGATGCAGCTGCCACTCGCGCAGCGCGCTGGCCGCGCGGTCCGCATCCTGACGCTGACTGGCCGCGGTGCAGATCAGCATTAAATCAATGCCCTGACGCGCGGCGTAAAGGCCGGGCAGCAGGGCGCGTTTCTGGTCCAGCAGCGTGGCGCGCAGCGCATCACGCTGGCGCAGCCGCATCAGCTCTTCCTGCTGATGGCGATCGGCCGGGGTGCCCGGTGCCGGCAGCTCCAGCATATCGGCGTCATCGTACAGCGCCTGGCGCGGCGTGGAGCAGAGCGGCAGCGTGATCTCCAGCGTTAGCAGCGCCAGCAGGCCCAGCGGCACCTGCTGCGGTTTAGCAACGCGATTGCCCACCACCGGACAGACTTCAATCATCTCATCGTCCTCAGCCTCGCTGCCGATCAGTTTTTCCGCCGGCAGCGCCGCATCATCGCTCAGCAGGCTGAGCGGTGCCAGCACGCGCGGTGCCTGACGCAACTGATGACGCAGATGAAGCAGGTGGCGCAGACACTCGCTCAGCGCAGGCTGACCGGGCCACAGCAGCGCAAACAGCTGCACGCGGTCATCCGTGTTGAGCCACGGGGCCAGTTCGGTTGCCTGTAGCCAGAAGTGCCGATCCAGCGCCTCCGCATGGCAGTGCTGACGGCGACTCCACGCCCACAGCGTAATCAGCGCATCGCTATCAAGGCCAGGCTGAAGCTCGCTCTGTCGATGGCGCTGCAGACGCTGCAGCCCGGCGTCAACGGCTGCGCTGTCCGGCTGCGCGTCGCGACTGGCACTGGCCAGTATCAGGCGGATCAGCTCGGCATCGCTCAGCAGCGTCATCTCCAGCGGCCAGGCCCCGGACGGCGCTTCACGCTGATGGGTAAAGCGGGTGGCAATGGCAAAATCTGCATTGCCCGGATTGATGTTCTGGAAATAGTTAAGGGTGCGATCGCCGAGGCGGGCGATCAGCTGTCCCTGCGCATCGCCGACCATCTCACTCAGCAGCCAGGCTTTACCGGCCTGTGACTGGCCAAACAGCGCCAGCGTGACCGGACGTGCCAGCTGGCGCGCCAGTGCGTGGCTCTCTACCCGCGCCCGGCGCAGCTGCAGGCGCAGCGTATCGGCTTCCAGCGTCAGACGCGGTGAGTGCGCCTGATGGGTCTCCACCCAGTTCAGTGCGCCGTCAAGGGTTTCCTGCAACAGACTCAGCCGTTTGGCAGGCGTGACAGGCGTGGCTTTTTTCGCAGTTCTCATCGTTTACAGACGCTCCCGCTGTCGATCCAATATTGCGCATTTGCGTTGCCAGTGGCGGACAGCGTGTTCAGTTTCAGGCTCAGGTGTTCCAGTGGCACGCGCGTGCCGTCATCCAGACGTGCATCGCTCAGCACCATGCGTTCCGGGCCGGCATTATCCGGGCCAGGTTGCACGGCCAGCTTGATGCGCAGCACGCTCTCGCCGGCCACTTTCCGCGCCAGCTGCGGATCGACAATGCTCAGGCTGTAGAGTGGCGAAGCCGGCCAGCGGTCATTTTCCAGCTGACGGAACCCGAGGCAGACGTTACCGCGGATGCGGAAGCTGCTTTTCCGGTCCAGCGCAAAGCTTTCGCTGTCGAGATCGATCTCGCTGTAGCACAGGTTGTCATCACTTAGCGTAGCATTTTCGTCCAGCACGCCCAGGTAGCGAATGGTGGAATAGGGCTCAAAATCCCCGGCGCGGAACCAGAAACTGCTGAGACGCAGATCCAGCGCCAGCAGGCACAGCATCGCGCCCACTGCCGCGGTGGATTTCGGGTTATCAATGCGGCCCTGTTTGTTAAACGGATACCAGTCGCTGGTGTGATAGCCTTCCAGCGATAAAATACGGCTGCCCGGCAGCGGCTGCAGGTGGCGCACCAGCGCCTGAATGCCCGGGAAGCGGGACGGCCGGCCGGTCAGCAGCAGCACGTCACACTGATACAGCGACACCACTTCGCACATCGCGCGCAGCGCCGGGATAATCGCCATGCGGTGCTGCAGGAACTCGCCGTGCAGCTGCGCCATGCTCACAACCAGCGGCACCTCCAGCAGATCAAAACGGCTGTCGCCTCCCAGCGTGCGCTGGATTTCACCGTTAACAAACGCCAGCACGCTGCTGGCCGGTTTTTGCGGCACCAGTTCGCCAAACAGCGCGTTGATTTCGCTGTGGCTGTCGAGCGGGTCCCAGTTTTCGTAGCGCTCCAGTACCGCCTGCGCCAGTGGAATAAACAGCTGCAGCGTGACCTGCTGGCGCAGCGTCGCCTGACCGTCCATGCGACTGTCGTGACCAAACAGTTTGTTCATCAGCGGCTCGGCCAGCGTCAGGCCCGCTTTCTGCAGGCTCTGCTGCAGCGCCGGCAGGATCCACAGCTGAATCACATCCAGCAGAATGTCGTCACCGGCCACCTTAAAGCCTTCGCGGAACAGCAGGCGCGGGGTGATTTTTACGTTGTTGCCCTGACCATCATCCAGACGATACTGCGTGATGGCGAGGTCGGTGGTGCCGCCGCCGATATCAATCGAGGCGATGCGCAGGCTTTTGCCCGGCTGCTCATCGGCTTCACGCGGGCGATCCGGCCGAACCATGCTGGTGAAAAAGTCCTCCGCGCGGCCGGCAAAATTCACCTGGGTTTCGTTGAACAGCCACACCATCTGGCCGCAGGTCGCTTCATCCCACTCCATCTGCACATCCGGCACCGGGCGCAGGCTGCGTGCCTGGCTGGCGGGGCTGAAATCCTCTTCTGCCGGATGCCAGCCTTCGGTTTTCCATACCAGTGCAATCGCTTCCTGCATGCGGCGACGGAAAATTTCGCGCTCGGGTTTTGGCATCGCCGAGGGCAGCGTCAGAATCACGTGACGCAGCTGACGCGGTGCCTGGCTCTGCGGCATGCGCTGGCGCTGCGCCACGCTGTTCATCTGCATCATCGCCTGCGCCAGCAGTTCGCACAGCATAAAGGTCATCAGCGAGCTGCGGCTGTAGCTGGCGGTAAACACCGGCAGACGATCATCTTCGGCCAGCGCGTGCAGCGGCTGGCCCTCATCGTTCAGTAATAAAGTAAAGGGCAGCGCAGTGGCCTGCGGTTCATCGCTGCTGCCGCTGGCGTTGAAGCGCCAGCCGGGCTGATAGCGTGCTTCATCCCACAGATAGCGGCGCGGGCTGGAGAGGCCGGTGCTGCCTTCGGTGCCGGCACGCAGCAGCGCCAGGCGGCTGGCTTCACGGCCGACGCGCGTCAGTGACGGCCACATAAAGGCATTTTCCCGCCCGCTTTCCAGCGAGAAGCTGGCTTTACCAAACCGGGTTTCGGCAAACTCCAGCCGGCTGTCAAACAGTTCGTTGTAGACCTGATGCGGCTGCGACAGATCGCGCAGCTGCAGTTCATAGGTCTGGCGCAGACCGTTGCTCTCTTCGGCATGGTCTTCGACCAGAATGCCGCAGGTGTGGGAGTTGCCCACGTCCAGAATGATATCGACATTGACCGCCGGGGTTTGCAGCGAGCTGGCCTGAATATAAATTTCCGCCAGATCGAGCTGTTCGCCCAGCAGCTCCAGCACGTTCAGATAGTGTGCCTGATATTCAAATTCACGCAGCGCCTGGTTCAGCTCCTGCTCGCGGCGCGACTGCAGCGCGTGCACCTGCTGCGTAAAAGTTTCGCGCAGCCAGCCATCCACCCAGGTGAGATCGAGAAACTCACCCAGTTCATAGTTATGCCAGGCAAGGGCAAAGCTGACGCCGTTTTGCGCATCGGCTTTGCTCAGCCCCAGCTGTTCACCGCCATCCTGCTCCGCCACGATGCGGGTATCAAACGCCAGCGTGATGCGGTGCGTATTGCCAGCGGCATCCGGCTGGCTGAGCGGCGCCAGAT belongs to Candidatus Pantoea soli and includes:
- the oqxB gene encoding multidrug efflux RND transporter permease subunit OqxB, whose product is MDFSRFFIDRPIFAAVLSILIFTTGLIAIPLLPISEYPNVVPPSVQVRAEYPGANPKVIADSVATPLEEAINGVENMMYMKSVAGSDGVLVTTVTFRPGTDPDQAQVQVQNRVAQAEARLPEEVRQLGLTTQKQSPTLTLVVHLFSPHGKYDSLYLRNYATLKVKDELARLPGVGQIQIFGAGDYAMRVWLYPDKVAARGMTAADVVSAMQEQNVQVSAGQLGAEPTKKASDFLLSINTQGRLESEEQFGNIILKTADDGTLVRLRDVARIEMGSGNYALRSQLNNKDAVGIGIFQSPGANAIDLSNAVRDKMAELATRFPDDVQWAAPYDPTVFVRDSIRAVVQTLFEAIVLVVLVVILFLQTWRASIIPLLAVPVSVVGTFSVLYLLGFSLNTLSLFGLVLAIGIVVDDAIVVVENVERNIEQGLTPVAAAHQAMREVSGPIIAIALVLCAVFVPMAFLSGVTGQFYKQFAVTIAISTVISAINSLTLSPALAAKLLKAHGAPKDMPTRLIDRLLGWLFRPFNRFFQRSSDGYETLVGKTLRRRGAVFGVYVLLLVGAGFMFHTVPGGFIPTQDKLYLIGGVKMPEGSSLARTDEVIRKMSEIGMNTEGVAYSVAFPGLNALQFTNTPNTGTVFFGLKPFSERSRSAAEINAELNAKIAKIQQGFGFSIMPPPILGLGQGSGYSLYVQDRAGLGYGALQTAINALSGAVMQTPGMMFPISSYQANVPQLDVQVDRDKAKAQGVSLTDLFSTLQVYLGSSYVNDFNKFGRTWRVMAQADGDFRDSVQDIANLRTRNDRGEMVPIGSMVNITTTYGPDPVIRYNGYPAADLIGEADPRVLSSAQAMEKLEALSGQVLPNGMNIQWTDLSYQQATQGNTAFIVFPVAVLLAFLVLAALYESWTLPLAVILIVPVTMLSALVGVWLTGGDNNVFVQVGLVVLMGLACKNAILIVEFARELEMQGKGIVEAALEACRLRLRPIVMTSIAFIAGTVPLILGEGAGAEVRGVTGITVFSGMLGVTLFGLFLTPVFYVTLRKLVTRKPQPEADVQTVS
- a CDS encoding efflux RND transporter periplasmic adaptor subunit, with protein sequence MHLQTYGVRRAVSLSGVVLLGSLLAGCDRGVAQNAPPPPPEVSVAQVVEQRVSHWDSFNGRIEAVQSVQLRPRVSGYIDQVNYREGDEVKKGQVLFTIDDRTYRATLEQAQAELANARTQAALARSESARTDKLIGTNVVSREEWEQRRSAAHQAQASVLAAQAAVDMAQLNLDFTRVTAPIDGRASRAMITTGNLVTAGDSASVLTTLVSQDRMYVYFDVDESTYLHYQALARQGENRGSLPVEIALTGETGFPHRGTVDFLDNQLTASTGTIRMRATLDNRQRQFTPGLFARVRLPGRADSRALLIDDKAILTDQDRKYVYVLDAQGKAERRDIQPGEMADGLRIVQQGLKPDDKVIVNGLQKVFMPGMPVKAQPVAMRAAQ
- a CDS encoding helix-turn-helix domain-containing protein, yielding MMSDAFIHDLIDWIDNNIEARLDLDTVADRAGYSKWHLQRMFKEHTGYPLGEYIRAKKLKKSADRLTTTNEPILNVAISLGFDSQQSFNRSFKRQYGVAPGAWRRHAAHSPGAMQQ
- a CDS encoding ribonuclease domain-containing protein yields the protein MSKIRWIGLLLALVVSWIGLKPHLSGKPATGQADIAQQTEAQHVARWLQQHHRLPDFYLTKSEARRQGWNPAKGNLCDVLPGRAIGGDRFSNREKRLPAQSGRQWYEADVNYRCGHREADRLLYSSDGLIFLTTDHYRSFTPVP
- a CDS encoding barstar family protein: MLTLTFDFARLADRQAFYQALVQQSGCPPHFGYNLDALWDWLTGGMALPATLHLQHAGQAEESAEFAPVLALLAEAAQQTAGELRLVYS
- a CDS encoding virulence factor SrfC family protein gives rise to the protein MRTAKKATPVTPAKRLSLLQETLDGALNWVETHQAHSPRLTLEADTLRLQLRRARVESHALARQLARPVTLALFGQSQAGKAWLLSEMVGDAQGQLIARLGDRTLNYFQNINPGNADFAIATRFTHQREAPSGAWPLEMTLLSDAELIRLILASASRDAQPDSAAVDAGLQRLQRHRQSELQPGLDSDALITLWAWSRRQHCHAEALDRHFWLQATELAPWLNTDDRVQLFALLWPGQPALSECLRHLLHLRHQLRQAPRVLAPLSLLSDDAALPAEKLIGSEAEDDEMIEVCPVVGNRVAKPQQVPLGLLALLTLEITLPLCSTPRQALYDDADMLELPAPGTPADRHQQEELMRLRQRDALRATLLDQKRALLPGLYAARQGIDLMLICTAASQRQDADRAASALREWQLHQQVSKPRLIWAITPHDARYQQQQMNVDEAVQRQIGQPGQSWGSMLALDRAGVDRMGSWLQDEMQPEARRDRLAQQLTQLQQKLVERLQPWTESSATPEQAVRKQAISDTLLKCLQHRTGLHGELLERLQPSREAVRQLWLSQSASHVAPVHSSKTDIAGQSYFGIGFEFDLFKDEPVATAEPRAAGQRDQQFPQQVLALWLEHLRQLPESRSLLALLNVDKATLELLVEELITASFRLNILSKLQQALNEPEAQASAHEARTDRQVSRAMTVLGDFVAWLGFLQRPESERPESRVNRGQTIFARPPAPSVTFSPGQRLTRLSAAPANHTAYYIYDWLVGLNTVIVENNGYTGGGDLPAQARQMLAVLLLPLHA
- a CDS encoding virulence factor SrfB — protein: MLAPLIDDKQKITLIEDSGVQFLDFGLRLPALQARRQFVRQTANGPLLRLNVDGNSGKFLLYPQDGGAAEVVRPESDIALADSLLLLANQWLPLPVLRCTSGRRFIGGPDNWARLHLAPLSQPDAAGNTHRITLAFDTRIVAEQDGGEQLGLSKADAQNGVSFALAWHNYELGEFLDLTWVDGWLRETFTQQVHALQSRREQELNQALREFEYQAHYLNVLELLGEQLDLAEIYIQASSLQTPAVNVDIILDVGNSHTCGILVEDHAEESNGLRQTYELQLRDLSQPHQVYNELFDSRLEFAETRFGKASFSLESGRENAFMWPSLTRVGREASRLALLRAGTEGSTGLSSPRRYLWDEARYQPGWRFNASGSSDEPQATALPFTLLLNDEGQPLHALAEDDRLPVFTASYSRSSLMTFMLCELLAQAMMQMNSVAQRQRMPQSQAPRQLRHVILTLPSAMPKPEREIFRRRMQEAIALVWKTEGWHPAEEDFSPASQARSLRPVPDVQMEWDEATCGQMVWLFNETQVNFAGRAEDFFTSMVRPDRPREADEQPGKSLRIASIDIGGGTTDLAITQYRLDDGQGNNVKITPRLLFREGFKVAGDDILLDVIQLWILPALQQSLQKAGLTLAEPLMNKLFGHDSRMDGQATLRQQVTLQLFIPLAQAVLERYENWDPLDSHSEINALFGELVPQKPASSVLAFVNGEIQRTLGGDSRFDLLEVPLVVSMAQLHGEFLQHRMAIIPALRAMCEVVSLYQCDVLLLTGRPSRFPGIQALVRHLQPLPGSRILSLEGYHTSDWYPFNKQGRIDNPKSTAAVGAMLCLLALDLRLSSFWFRAGDFEPYSTIRYLGVLDENATLSDDNLCYSEIDLDSESFALDRKSSFRIRGNVCLGFRQLENDRWPASPLYSLSIVDPQLARKVAGESVLRIKLAVQPGPDNAGPERMVLSDARLDDGTRVPLEHLSLKLNTLSATGNANAQYWIDSGSVCKR